A genomic stretch from Caulobacter sp. FWC2 includes:
- a CDS encoding TonB-dependent receptor domain-containing protein has product MNANHKQRLFMGCETALAIAAALFVPALATAQTATQTQAPAPAEDQTVTEVVVTGSRLSARGFKAPTPVTVIGSEEIGLSGTQNVETLLNDTPQFLGSQNNGPTANTVPGGTATLNLRGFGAQRNLVLVNGRRFTITGPDQTTDINTIPASLIKRVETVTGGSSAVYGSDAITGVVNFIMKDDFHGVEMTAEARQDTHTKTKTYTADLTFGTNFAEDRGNVVVALNYLDRGGYSRADRGGWAMPTMADGCVTAASYSDTRPGTPMAIPAGQTCLTAGGRPGLIFGGSGTIPNGRFVTVGSPSSASLTAALAAAGLSGLGSRGFTFDNAGKVARPATTPGDDYDLAPANYIVIPQRRWLANMSGHYEFNAHVTGYAEANYSNNRVSMQLAPSGFGGNFLLNVNNPYLTPQLQDVLRQLDQLEVGTVRAINGTSSLTTTAGDGLAILNINRRVPEIGNRTNTADRSAFRTAIGLRGDLGSVSDSYLRNLKYDAYYTYTRTTDTSTSGGAISLSKVQAGLLSVNGAAPLLNIFGANLSPQGISSISVASTNYTESSQQVLAASLAGELFDTWAGPIDFSTGAEYRKASARFVPDSFLASGDVSGFNAALPTQGSESVKEVYGEVRVPLLKDSPLGERASANGAFRYSDYNLPGVGGVWTYSVGGEYAPISDITLRGQFQHAIRAPNVGELFGGNTTSGPSAVDPCSSRQPTSQQTAAVRAICVATGVPAASVFTLAVQPNTFISQVSGGNPNVGPEKSDTTTFGVVLQPRFVSGLMVSVDYFKINLDGAIAPLGGGISNTLSLCYNTIQDASSAFCKAITRDPLTGQIAAPGYVTTTNGNTGGLKTSGVDINANYRFNLAWGPFGDSRFDIGTNLTYTDEFTATPVQALPATKNYCVGSFGPTCGQPIPRWKGASRITWRSGPATLSLRHRYIGEVTVDTYLLPKRLGAAFPDKATLTTPVIKAQSYFDLTGSYDVTKDLSFTAGVRNLFDKDPAIVGSSAPSNNTFSATYDVEGRVVYASVTARF; this is encoded by the coding sequence ATGAACGCCAACCACAAGCAACGTTTGTTCATGGGCTGCGAAACGGCGCTTGCGATCGCCGCCGCCCTGTTTGTGCCAGCGCTGGCAACTGCGCAGACCGCCACGCAGACTCAGGCGCCGGCTCCGGCCGAAGACCAAACCGTCACCGAAGTGGTCGTCACGGGCTCGCGCCTGTCGGCGCGCGGGTTCAAGGCCCCGACCCCGGTCACGGTGATCGGCTCCGAGGAAATTGGCCTGTCGGGCACGCAGAACGTCGAGACGCTGCTGAACGACACGCCGCAGTTCCTGGGTTCGCAGAACAATGGCCCGACGGCCAACACCGTGCCGGGCGGCACGGCGACGCTGAACCTTCGCGGTTTCGGCGCGCAGCGGAACCTCGTCCTGGTCAACGGTCGCCGCTTCACGATCACCGGGCCTGACCAGACCACCGACATCAACACGATCCCGGCTTCGCTGATCAAGCGCGTCGAGACGGTCACCGGCGGCTCCTCGGCCGTCTATGGCTCGGACGCCATCACGGGCGTCGTCAACTTCATCATGAAGGACGACTTCCATGGCGTGGAAATGACCGCCGAGGCGCGTCAGGACACGCACACCAAGACCAAGACCTACACGGCCGACCTGACCTTCGGCACGAACTTCGCCGAGGATCGCGGCAATGTCGTCGTGGCGCTGAACTACCTGGATCGCGGCGGCTACTCGCGCGCCGACCGGGGCGGGTGGGCCATGCCCACCATGGCCGATGGCTGCGTCACCGCCGCCAGCTACAGCGACACGCGGCCTGGGACGCCGATGGCCATTCCGGCCGGTCAGACCTGTCTGACGGCCGGCGGCCGTCCGGGCCTGATCTTCGGCGGCAGTGGCACCATTCCGAACGGCCGCTTCGTCACGGTGGGCTCGCCGTCGAGCGCTTCCCTGACCGCCGCCCTGGCGGCCGCGGGCCTGAGCGGCCTGGGCTCGCGGGGCTTCACTTTCGACAACGCTGGCAAGGTGGCCCGACCGGCCACGACGCCGGGCGATGACTACGATCTGGCCCCGGCCAACTACATCGTCATCCCGCAGCGTCGCTGGCTGGCTAACATGTCCGGCCACTATGAGTTCAACGCGCACGTGACCGGCTATGCCGAGGCCAACTACAGCAACAACCGCGTCTCGATGCAGTTGGCCCCCAGCGGCTTCGGCGGCAATTTCCTGCTGAACGTCAACAATCCCTATCTGACGCCGCAGCTTCAGGACGTTCTGCGCCAGCTCGACCAGCTGGAAGTCGGCACCGTCCGGGCGATCAACGGCACGTCGTCCCTGACCACGACGGCGGGCGACGGCCTGGCGATCCTGAACATCAACCGTCGCGTCCCGGAGATCGGCAACCGCACCAATACCGCCGACCGCTCGGCCTTCCGGACGGCGATCGGCCTGCGCGGCGACCTCGGCAGCGTCTCCGACAGCTATCTGAGAAACCTGAAGTACGACGCCTACTACACCTACACGCGGACCACCGACACCAGCACCTCCGGCGGGGCCATCTCGCTCAGCAAGGTCCAGGCCGGTCTGCTGTCGGTGAACGGCGCCGCGCCGCTGCTCAACATCTTCGGCGCCAACCTGTCGCCGCAGGGCATCAGCTCGATTTCGGTAGCGTCGACCAACTACACCGAATCCTCGCAGCAGGTGCTGGCCGCCAGCCTGGCCGGCGAGCTGTTCGACACGTGGGCCGGCCCGATCGACTTCAGCACCGGCGCTGAATACCGCAAGGCCTCGGCGCGGTTCGTGCCCGACAGCTTCCTGGCCTCCGGCGACGTCTCCGGCTTCAACGCCGCGCTGCCGACCCAAGGCTCGGAGTCCGTCAAGGAAGTCTATGGCGAAGTCCGTGTCCCGCTGTTGAAGGACTCGCCGCTGGGCGAGCGCGCCAGCGCCAATGGCGCCTTCCGCTACTCCGACTACAACCTCCCGGGCGTCGGCGGCGTCTGGACCTATTCGGTGGGCGGCGAGTACGCGCCGATCTCCGACATCACCCTGCGCGGCCAGTTCCAGCACGCCATCCGCGCGCCGAACGTGGGCGAGCTGTTTGGCGGCAACACCACCAGCGGCCCTTCGGCGGTCGACCCCTGCTCGAGCCGTCAGCCGACGTCCCAGCAGACCGCCGCCGTGCGCGCTATCTGCGTGGCCACCGGCGTGCCGGCCGCCTCGGTCTTCACCCTGGCGGTGCAGCCCAACACCTTCATCAGCCAGGTCTCGGGCGGCAACCCCAATGTCGGCCCCGAAAAGTCGGACACCACGACCTTCGGCGTCGTGCTGCAGCCGCGCTTCGTGTCCGGCCTGATGGTCAGCGTCGACTACTTCAAGATCAACCTGGACGGCGCCATCGCGCCCCTGGGCGGCGGCATCTCGAACACGCTGAGCCTTTGCTACAACACCATCCAGGACGCCAGCAGCGCATTCTGTAAGGCGATCACCCGTGATCCCCTGACCGGCCAGATCGCCGCGCCGGGCTATGTCACCACCACAAACGGCAACACCGGCGGCCTGAAGACCTCGGGCGTCGACATCAACGCCAACTACCGCTTCAACTTGGCCTGGGGTCCGTTCGGCGACAGCCGGTTCGATATCGGCACCAACCTGACCTACACCGACGAGTTCACCGCTACGCCGGTCCAGGCGCTGCCGGCCACCAAGAACTACTGCGTCGGTTCGTTCGGCCCGACCTGCGGCCAGCCGATCCCCCGCTGGAAGGGCGCCTCGCGCATCACCTGGCGTTCGGGCCCGGCGACGCTCAGCCTGCGCCACCGCTATATCGGCGAGGTGACGGTCGATACTTACCTGCTGCCCAAGCGTCTCGGCGCCGCGTTCCCGGACAAGGCGACGCTGACCACCCCGGTGATCAAGGCGCAGAGCTATTTCGACCTCACTGGCAGCTATGACGTGACCAAGGATCTCTCGTTCACGGCGGGCGTCCGCAACCTGTTCGACAAGGATCCGGCGATCGTCGGCTCGTCGGCTCCCTCCAACAACACGTTCTCGGCGACCTATGACGTCGAGGGCCGTGTGGTCTACGCCAGCGTGACCGCGCGCTTCTAG
- a CDS encoding LacI family DNA-binding transcriptional regulator, whose protein sequence is MIRIDPAASMAVTIDDVAKAAGVSIRTVSRVLNDSPKVGDETRLAVQTIIKNLGYSPSSRARALASGRSYLIAVVQDDPNAHVIGVLQRGIVEVCSQHGYELVVHPVRFSDPDVALDIERFVQSSRVDGLIVLPPTSEIAAIPERLSALGVPAVGIASIETPRYPSMLISQERAATGEMARHLLDLGHRRIAMIEGPPHFRSAQERKAGFLAALTASGLALEVKLRPGDYGFESGLAAAESLLALERPPTAIFACNDTMAAAVVKTAREAGISMPDQLSVAGFDDADLASMISPSLTTIRRPLRDMAKSATEHLLTMINERQPTLPPEAVGLSLIVRRSTAPVGAV, encoded by the coding sequence ATGATCAGGATCGATCCGGCCGCGAGCATGGCGGTGACCATCGACGACGTCGCCAAGGCGGCCGGCGTCTCGATCCGGACCGTGTCGCGCGTGCTCAACGACTCGCCCAAGGTCGGCGACGAGACCCGCCTGGCCGTCCAGACGATCATCAAGAATCTCGGCTATAGCCCCAGCTCTCGGGCCCGCGCCCTGGCCTCGGGCCGCTCGTACCTGATCGCCGTGGTGCAGGACGATCCCAACGCTCACGTGATCGGCGTCCTGCAGCGCGGCATCGTCGAGGTCTGCTCCCAGCACGGCTATGAGCTGGTCGTCCACCCGGTGCGCTTCAGCGACCCGGACGTGGCCCTGGACATCGAACGGTTCGTCCAAAGCTCCCGTGTCGACGGCCTGATCGTCTTGCCGCCGACGTCCGAGATCGCGGCCATTCCCGAACGGCTGTCGGCGCTGGGCGTGCCCGCGGTCGGCATCGCCTCGATCGAGACGCCGCGCTATCCCAGCATGCTGATCAGCCAGGAGCGCGCGGCCACCGGCGAAATGGCTCGCCACCTTCTCGACCTGGGCCACCGGCGCATCGCCATGATCGAAGGCCCGCCCCACTTCCGCTCGGCGCAGGAGCGCAAGGCCGGCTTCCTGGCGGCGCTGACCGCGTCGGGCCTGGCGCTGGAGGTGAAGCTGCGTCCAGGCGACTACGGCTTCGAGAGCGGCCTGGCCGCCGCCGAGTCGCTGCTGGCGCTGGAACGGCCGCCCACCGCGATCTTCGCCTGCAACGACACCATGGCTGCGGCGGTCGTGAAGACGGCGCGTGAGGCGGGCATATCGATGCCCGACCAGCTGTCGGTCGCCGGTTTCGACGACGCGGACCTGGCCTCGATGATCTCGCCCAGCCTGACGACCATCCGCCGTCCGCTGCGCGACATGGCCAAGTCCGCGACCGAGCACCTGCTGACGATGATCAATGAGCGGCAGCCAACCCTGCCGCCCGAGGCCGTGGGTCTGAGCCTGATCGTTCGACGCTCTACAGCGCCTGTCGGCGCCGTTTGA
- a CDS encoding nuclear transport factor 2 family protein, which translates to MPLLALLAALALSPAVEVPAQPALTQAIAARDTALFDVMFAGCDPAALTALVTDDMEFYHDKGGLMAHDAFIADYAKSCAARRAPDAWRSRRELVAGTMKVYAIPGFGAVEEGAHFFYERKGDGPERLAGKARFSILWKLGADGQWRMARTFSIDHAAVP; encoded by the coding sequence ATGCCTTTGCTTGCCCTGCTCGCCGCCCTCGCCCTGTCGCCCGCCGTCGAGGTCCCCGCCCAGCCGGCCCTGACCCAGGCGATCGCGGCCCGGGACACCGCCCTGTTCGACGTGATGTTCGCCGGCTGCGATCCGGCCGCCCTGACAGCCTTGGTCACGGACGACATGGAGTTCTACCACGACAAGGGCGGGCTGATGGCTCACGACGCCTTCATCGCCGACTACGCCAAGAGCTGCGCGGCCAGGCGCGCCCCGGACGCCTGGCGATCGCGCCGCGAACTGGTGGCTGGAACGATGAAGGTCTACGCCATCCCCGGCTTCGGCGCTGTCGAGGAAGGCGCGCACTTCTTCTACGAGCGCAAGGGCGATGGCCCCGAGCGGCTGGCCGGCAAGGCGCGGTTCTCGATCCTGTGGAAGCTGGGCGCCGACGGCCAGTGGCGCATGGCGCGCACCTTCAGCATCGACCACGCCGCCGTTCCATAA
- a CDS encoding phosphoribosylanthranilate isomerase — translation MQPPSFIAFTGVDRLELLPGLKALSARYPIEWGVLVDPAQEDTALFPTAAIRDALLAERDLRWAAHVCGDAAKAIAADPLSAAPPPAGVQRVQVNHSFKGSTPAQIAAARDYGRRLGVRTVLQCSGAFPLNQTGVDWLYDVSFGTGARPDRWPAPPPAEGPFCGYSGGIGPETVTEILARIAAPDGALYWIDMESGVRTDGAFDLAKCEAVCRAVYG, via the coding sequence ATGCAGCCGCCAAGTTTCATCGCGTTCACCGGCGTCGACCGCCTCGAATTGCTGCCGGGCCTCAAGGCGCTGTCGGCCCGCTATCCGATTGAGTGGGGCGTGCTGGTCGATCCGGCCCAGGAGGACACCGCCCTCTTCCCGACGGCCGCGATCCGTGACGCCCTGCTGGCCGAGCGCGACCTGCGCTGGGCGGCCCATGTCTGCGGCGACGCGGCCAAGGCGATCGCGGCCGATCCGCTGAGCGCGGCCCCGCCGCCCGCCGGCGTCCAGCGCGTGCAGGTCAATCACAGCTTCAAGGGCAGCACCCCGGCCCAGATCGCCGCCGCCCGCGACTACGGCCGCCGCCTCGGCGTGCGGACGGTGCTGCAGTGCTCGGGCGCCTTCCCGCTGAACCAGACCGGCGTCGACTGGCTGTACGACGTTTCGTTCGGCACGGGCGCGCGGCCCGACCGCTGGCCCGCGCCGCCGCCGGCTGAGGGCCCGTTCTGCGGCTATTCCGGCGGCATCGGCCCCGAGACCGTGACCGAGATCCTGGCCCGCATCGCCGCGCCTGACGGCGCGCTGTACTGGATCGACATGGAGTCGGGCGTGCGCACCGATGGGGCCTTCGACCTGGCCAAGTGCGAAGCCGTCTGCCGCGCGGTCTACGGATGA
- a CDS encoding nucleoside hydrolase, with the protein MTTTPRLVILDTDPGVDDALALLYLRARLDLRPLAITTVFGNADVETTTRNARWLRQRLGLEAPVHRGAGAPLARPRGVSPVHVHGENGLGDIDLSGPVLPPPDTGAAHEKIVDLVRAHPDKVTIVAIGPLTNLALALRAAPDIAGLVAEIVIMGGAFARGNVTPFAEANIHNDPEAAAEVLAAPWPVTLVPLDATLPCVLTDATARDMAQTGETGRFVHDLTRGYAATYARHEGLDGCVLHDVAALVRITRPELFKVRSAPVSVILDGERLGQTVWSEQGPIRQVCVDADGPELARHFQQTLA; encoded by the coding sequence ATGACCACCACGCCGAGGCTGGTGATCCTCGACACCGATCCGGGGGTCGATGACGCCCTGGCCCTGCTCTATCTACGCGCCCGGCTGGACCTGCGGCCTCTGGCGATCACTACAGTGTTCGGCAACGCGGACGTCGAGACCACGACCCGCAACGCCCGGTGGCTGCGCCAGCGCCTGGGCCTTGAAGCGCCCGTCCATCGCGGCGCGGGCGCGCCCTTGGCGCGGCCTCGCGGCGTCTCACCCGTGCATGTCCACGGCGAGAACGGCCTGGGCGACATCGACCTGTCCGGCCCCGTCCTGCCGCCGCCTGATACCGGCGCGGCGCATGAGAAGATCGTCGACCTCGTCCGCGCCCATCCCGACAAGGTGACGATCGTCGCCATCGGCCCGCTGACCAACCTGGCCCTGGCCCTGCGCGCCGCGCCCGACATCGCCGGTCTAGTCGCCGAGATCGTGATCATGGGCGGCGCCTTCGCGCGCGGCAACGTCACCCCGTTCGCCGAGGCCAATATCCACAACGACCCGGAGGCCGCCGCCGAGGTGCTGGCCGCGCCGTGGCCCGTCACCCTGGTCCCGCTGGACGCCACCCTGCCCTGCGTGCTGACCGACGCCACCGCCCGCGACATGGCCCAGACCGGCGAAACCGGCCGCTTCGTCCACGACCTCACCCGAGGATATGCGGCCACCTATGCCCGACACGAGGGGCTGGACGGCTGCGTGCTGCACGACGTCGCCGCCCTGGTCCGCATCACCCGCCCCGAACTGTTCAAGGTTCGGTCGGCGCCGGTCTCGGTGATCCTGGACGGCGAACGCCTGGGCCAGACGGTCTGGTCCGAGCAGGGCCCTATCCGGCAGGTCTGCGTGGATGCCGACGGCCCCGAACTCGCTCGGCATTTCCAACAGACGCTAGCCTAG
- a CDS encoding glycoside hydrolase 43 family protein, with protein MRVKRLGLLAATALVLAGPALAAPRPPTAGVYRNPILPADYSDPDVIRVGDTYYLVASSFHFSPGVPILTSKNLVHWTIAGHVLPKLPFAPEYDLPGPVPTNDAGARMPRDQRTAGQRYAGGVWAPSIRHHDGKFYVYFATPYEGIFMSTATRVDGPWTEPVAVVAGPGIEDPCPFWDDDGQAYLVHGKVGAGPLVLHRMAPDGKSVLDEGKVIVEDAKALPVLEGPKLYKRNGWYYIFAPIGGVETGPQAVMRSRSIWGPYEHREVLVPGKSDLKGPHQGGWVETPSGQGWFIHFNSAGAYGRIVHLQPVIWKDDWPFIGEPIPGAGPDAPGGQPVAQHAMPDVGKRFPAVSPQTSDGFAAARLGPQWEWNHNPDDQRWSLTARPGFLRLTGGPAVNLVSARNTLTQSLQSRSAIITTRLDAKGLVEGQRAGLAMFGAGIGAIGVIRTDGQNRVVFSLRGVDTLGPALPSGAVDLRVAVADQAAHYSYSRDGGRTFVDMGGGILPRFSWWKGARPALFSYGDPAQAKPGVADFDWVDVRSVAR; from the coding sequence ATGCGCGTGAAACGGCTGGGACTATTGGCGGCGACGGCTCTGGTCCTGGCCGGGCCGGCGCTCGCGGCGCCGAGACCGCCGACGGCGGGCGTCTATCGCAACCCGATCCTGCCGGCCGACTATTCCGACCCCGACGTCATCCGGGTGGGCGACACCTACTACCTCGTGGCGTCCAGCTTCCACTTCTCGCCGGGCGTGCCGATCCTGACGTCGAAGAACCTGGTCCACTGGACGATCGCCGGCCACGTGCTGCCCAAGCTGCCCTTCGCGCCGGAATACGACCTGCCGGGACCCGTGCCGACCAATGACGCCGGGGCGCGGATGCCGCGAGACCAGCGCACCGCCGGCCAGCGCTATGCCGGCGGGGTCTGGGCGCCGTCGATCCGGCATCATGACGGCAAGTTCTACGTCTATTTCGCCACCCCCTATGAGGGGATCTTCATGTCGACCGCGACCAGGGTCGACGGGCCTTGGACCGAACCCGTGGCGGTGGTGGCCGGTCCGGGTATCGAGGATCCGTGCCCCTTCTGGGACGACGACGGCCAGGCCTATCTGGTGCATGGCAAGGTCGGCGCGGGGCCGCTGGTGCTGCATCGCATGGCCCCGGACGGCAAGTCGGTGCTGGACGAGGGCAAGGTCATCGTCGAGGACGCCAAGGCACTGCCGGTGCTGGAGGGGCCCAAGCTCTACAAGCGCAACGGCTGGTACTACATCTTCGCGCCGATCGGCGGGGTCGAGACCGGGCCGCAGGCGGTAATGCGGTCCAGGTCCATCTGGGGGCCTTACGAGCACCGCGAGGTGCTGGTCCCAGGCAAGAGCGACCTGAAGGGGCCGCACCAGGGCGGCTGGGTCGAGACGCCCTCGGGCCAGGGCTGGTTCATCCACTTCAACAGCGCCGGCGCCTATGGCCGCATCGTCCACCTGCAGCCCGTTATCTGGAAGGACGACTGGCCGTTCATCGGCGAGCCGATCCCCGGCGCAGGGCCGGATGCGCCGGGCGGTCAGCCGGTCGCCCAGCACGCCATGCCCGACGTCGGCAAACGCTTCCCGGCGGTCTCGCCGCAGACCTCCGACGGGTTCGCGGCCGCGAGGCTAGGACCGCAGTGGGAGTGGAACCACAATCCCGACGACCAGCGCTGGAGCCTGACGGCGCGGCCCGGTTTCCTGCGGCTGACGGGCGGGCCGGCGGTCAATCTGGTCAGCGCCCGCAACACCCTGACCCAGTCCCTGCAGAGCCGTTCGGCGATCATCACCACGCGCCTCGACGCCAAGGGGCTGGTCGAGGGGCAGCGGGCGGGGCTGGCCATGTTCGGCGCGGGGATCGGCGCCATCGGCGTGATCCGCACGGACGGCCAGAACCGCGTCGTCTTCTCGCTGAGGGGCGTCGACACCCTGGGGCCGGCGCTGCCCAGCGGCGCGGTCGATCTGCGCGTGGCCGTGGCCGACCAGGCGGCGCACTACAGCTACAGCCGCGACGGCGGCCGGACCTTCGTCGACATGGGCGGCGGGATCCTGCCGCGCTTCAGCTGGTGGAAGGGCGCGCGGCCGGCGCTGTTCAGCTACGGCGATCCGGCCCAGGCCAAGCCGGGCGTGGCCGATTTCGACTGGGTCGACGTCAGGTCGGTGGCGCGCTGA
- a CDS encoding glycoside hydrolase family 28 protein has product MTMDRRGLMLGAMLGGAVLVPPQAAHAATPAGSGRGPAPHLFSVRDFGAVGDGATIDSPAINKAIDHVASLGGGTVFFPPGTYACYTLRLKSNITLYLGEGAVILAAAPNGVAPNGYDDPGPRAGNAFQDYGHSHWNNSLIFGEGLHDVSIVGTGLIWGKGLTRGHRFPDDPPDISGPGVGDKAIALKNCRNVLLRDFKILQGGWFALLATGVDNMTIDNLIVDTNRDGLDIDCCRNVRVTNCTINSPWDDGICPKSSFALGYARPTENLTISDCLLTGNYEMGSVIDGTWKKMPPGFHGYGRIKLGTESNGGFKNVTITNCVFDHCYGIALETMDGALTEDIAISNITMRGLGFPPLFLRLGSRMRGPAGVPVGKLRRITIQNIVSHGATPQPSIIAGVAGHPVEDVKISDVYFHSLGGGSAELAKRRPPEADKAYPDPDMFGDLPASGFFIRHARNIEMSNVEIVTEAADARPAFWLNDVEEIDLFRLRLPKGPSFLLDQVTGFRSFGSRWLPDRRIDETTTQSF; this is encoded by the coding sequence ATGACCATGGATCGACGAGGGCTGATGCTGGGGGCCATGCTCGGCGGCGCCGTACTGGTTCCTCCTCAAGCCGCGCACGCCGCGACCCCGGCCGGATCCGGGCGAGGACCCGCGCCGCACCTGTTCAGCGTTCGCGATTTCGGCGCTGTCGGCGATGGGGCGACGATCGACTCGCCGGCCATCAACAAGGCCATCGACCACGTGGCGTCGCTGGGCGGCGGCACGGTGTTTTTCCCGCCCGGGACCTACGCCTGCTACACCCTGCGCCTGAAGAGCAACATCACGCTCTACCTGGGCGAAGGGGCCGTGATCCTGGCCGCCGCGCCCAATGGCGTCGCGCCGAACGGCTACGACGATCCTGGCCCGCGAGCGGGCAACGCCTTCCAGGACTATGGCCACAGCCACTGGAACAACAGCCTGATCTTCGGCGAGGGGCTACACGACGTGTCCATCGTCGGGACGGGCCTGATCTGGGGCAAGGGCCTGACCCGCGGCCACCGGTTCCCCGACGATCCGCCGGACATTTCCGGCCCCGGCGTCGGCGACAAGGCCATCGCCCTGAAGAACTGCCGCAACGTGCTGCTGCGCGATTTCAAGATCCTGCAAGGCGGGTGGTTCGCGCTGCTGGCCACCGGCGTCGACAACATGACGATCGACAACCTGATCGTCGACACCAACCGCGACGGCCTGGACATCGACTGCTGCCGCAATGTCCGCGTCACCAACTGCACGATCAACTCGCCCTGGGACGACGGCATCTGCCCCAAGAGCTCGTTCGCGCTGGGCTATGCCCGCCCGACCGAGAACCTGACGATCTCCGACTGCCTGCTGACCGGTAACTACGAGATGGGCTCGGTGATCGACGGGACCTGGAAGAAGATGCCGCCGGGTTTCCACGGCTATGGCCGCATCAAGCTGGGCACGGAGTCCAACGGCGGCTTCAAGAACGTCACCATCACCAACTGCGTGTTCGACCACTGCTACGGCATCGCGCTGGAGACGATGGACGGGGCGCTGACCGAAGACATCGCCATCAGCAACATCACCATGCGGGGCCTGGGCTTCCCGCCGCTGTTCCTGCGCCTGGGCAGCCGCATGCGCGGTCCGGCCGGCGTGCCGGTGGGCAAGCTGCGGCGGATCACCATCCAGAACATCGTCAGCCATGGCGCGACGCCCCAGCCCTCGATCATCGCCGGCGTGGCCGGTCACCCGGTCGAGGACGTCAAGATCAGCGACGTCTACTTCCACTCGCTGGGCGGGGGCTCGGCCGAGCTGGCCAAGCGCCGGCCTCCCGAGGCCGACAAGGCCTATCCCGATCCGGACATGTTCGGCGACCTGCCGGCCAGCGGCTTCTTCATCCGCCACGCCCGCAATATCGAGATGAGCAATGTCGAGATCGTCACCGAGGCGGCGGACGCGCGTCCGGCCTTCTGGCTGAACGATGTCGAGGAGATCGATCTTTTCCGGCTGCGCCTGCCCAAGGGACCCAGCTTCTTGCTCGACCAGGTCACCGGCTTCCGCTCGTTCGGCAGCCGCTGGCTGCCCGATCGCCGGATCGACGAGACGACGACCCAATCGTTCTGA
- a CDS encoding glycoside hydrolase family 28 protein has translation MTVLDLSRRAMLVAALAAPGLAHAADDWVKADAIRRSVRPPVFPSRVWNIVAAGAVEGDVEATSAAIAEAIAACAAAGGGRVLVPAGRWPSGAIRLRSRVELHLARGATLVFSTDPARYPIVPTRWEGIELMNYSPLVFAHGEHDVAITGQGVLDGQGPAWWSWSSGPQFGWRAGMPNQRKARETLFDMAERGVPVAERVFGEGSYLRPMMVQFQNCANVLVEGVTLRDAPCWTLHPVLCRNVTVRDVTVIGHGPNTDGCDPESVDGMVIERSTFDCGDDCIAIKSGRNADGRRLARPTRNILIQDCVMKDGHGGVVIGSEVSGGVENVFTQRCHMDSEGLWYALRFKNNAMRGGVIQDIYARDITVGRVARAAIICDFNYEEGGRGGFTPVLRKVRIERMRASAAVQVVDLQGLPGAPLGDIVLSDCRFDGVTKASVVTHTHGLRLERVTVNGRRVPSPALLSAPPT, from the coding sequence TTGACGGTTCTGGATCTATCCCGGCGCGCTATGCTGGTGGCGGCCCTGGCCGCGCCAGGCCTCGCTCACGCGGCTGACGACTGGGTCAAGGCGGACGCGATCCGGCGATCGGTGCGCCCACCGGTCTTCCCCTCGCGAGTCTGGAACATCGTGGCGGCCGGCGCGGTCGAGGGCGATGTCGAGGCGACCAGCGCGGCGATCGCCGAGGCCATCGCGGCCTGCGCGGCGGCCGGCGGCGGACGTGTGCTGGTGCCGGCGGGGCGTTGGCCGAGCGGCGCCATCCGCCTGCGCAGCCGCGTTGAGCTGCATCTTGCCAGGGGCGCGACCCTGGTCTTCAGCACCGACCCGGCCCGCTATCCGATCGTCCCCACGCGGTGGGAGGGGATCGAGTTGATGAACTACTCGCCGCTGGTGTTCGCCCACGGCGAACACGACGTGGCGATCACCGGGCAGGGCGTGCTGGACGGCCAGGGTCCGGCTTGGTGGTCGTGGAGCAGCGGCCCGCAATTTGGCTGGCGCGCCGGCATGCCCAACCAGCGCAAGGCCCGCGAGACCCTATTCGACATGGCCGAGCGCGGCGTGCCGGTGGCCGAGCGCGTCTTCGGCGAAGGCTCGTACCTGCGGCCGATGATGGTGCAGTTCCAGAACTGCGCGAACGTCCTGGTCGAGGGCGTCACCCTGCGCGACGCCCCCTGCTGGACGCTGCATCCGGTCTTGTGTCGCAACGTGACCGTTCGCGACGTCACGGTGATCGGCCATGGCCCCAACACCGACGGCTGCGACCCGGAGTCTGTCGACGGCATGGTGATCGAGCGCAGCACCTTCGACTGCGGAGACGACTGCATCGCTATCAAGTCCGGCCGCAACGCCGACGGCCGTCGCCTGGCCAGGCCGACCCGAAACATCCTGATCCAGGACTGCGTGATGAAGGATGGTCACGGCGGCGTGGTGATCGGCAGCGAGGTCTCTGGCGGGGTCGAGAACGTCTTCACCCAGCGCTGCCACATGGACAGCGAGGGCCTGTGGTACGCCCTGCGCTTCAAGAACAACGCCATGCGCGGCGGCGTCATCCAGGACATCTACGCCCGCGACATCACCGTCGGCCGCGTGGCCCGGGCCGCGATCATTTGCGACTTCAACTACGAGGAAGGCGGGCGTGGCGGCTTCACGCCGGTGCTGCGCAAGGTCCGGATCGAGCGGATGCGAGCCAGCGCCGCCGTCCAGGTGGTCGACCTTCAGGGCCTGCCTGGCGCGCCACTGGGCGACATCGTGCTCAGCGACTGTCGCTTCGACGGAGTGACCAAGGCCAGCGTGGTGACGCACACCCACGGGCTGAGGCTGGAACGCGTCACGGTCAACGGCCGGCGCGTCCCCTCCCCCGCCTTGCTCAGCGCGCCACCGACCTGA